One window of the Chryseotalea sp. WA131a genome contains the following:
- a CDS encoding efflux RND transporter periplasmic adaptor subunit, protein MKPKIYSTLILGTSLAIILAACGGKSNDKAALLKELKAKQTELAKEIKTLEAEVSKSNPEASTAKSKDVAVAELQPRPFDHYIQTQGAIEAVDNIMVSAKTMGIIVQVFVREGDVVTKGQTLAQIDNSLTLRGIEELKSSLDLATTVYNRQKNLWDQKIGTEVQYLQAKNNKESLERRLATLNEQLDMARIKSPINGSVDAVEVKIGQNTAPGAPAFRVVSNDRLKFIANVSEAYVTEVKKGNKVQIAFSDLKKTVGGQVTFVGKAINQLSRTFPVEVALISSNDFRPNMSGELKVIFHSEAAAIVVPVNVVQDINGQKVVYTAETMDGKLVAKKNVVEVVGVYGNLAQVNTLKAGDKIITVGYQGLNDGELIKI, encoded by the coding sequence ATGAAACCAAAAATATACTCAACTCTAATTTTAGGAACATCCCTTGCTATAATACTGGCAGCCTGTGGTGGAAAGTCAAATGATAAAGCAGCATTGCTAAAAGAACTAAAAGCCAAGCAAACAGAACTTGCTAAAGAAATTAAAACCCTTGAAGCAGAAGTTTCAAAGTCAAATCCGGAGGCATCCACTGCAAAATCAAAAGACGTGGCCGTAGCAGAGCTTCAGCCTCGTCCGTTTGATCACTACATTCAAACACAAGGTGCCATCGAGGCGGTCGATAACATTATGGTGAGTGCCAAAACGATGGGCATTATCGTGCAGGTATTTGTGCGCGAGGGAGATGTAGTTACCAAAGGACAAACCTTGGCGCAAATCGATAATTCGCTCACGCTTCGTGGAATTGAAGAACTTAAATCAAGTTTAGATTTGGCAACCACGGTGTACAATCGCCAAAAAAATCTGTGGGACCAAAAAATTGGAACGGAGGTGCAATACCTGCAAGCAAAAAACAATAAAGAAAGTTTGGAGAGAAGATTGGCCACGCTCAATGAGCAGTTGGACATGGCGCGCATCAAATCACCCATCAATGGCTCGGTAGATGCAGTGGAAGTTAAAATTGGCCAAAACACGGCTCCCGGTGCTCCTGCATTTCGGGTGGTGAGCAACGATCGCTTAAAGTTTATTGCCAATGTTTCTGAAGCGTATGTTACCGAAGTGAAGAAAGGGAACAAAGTGCAAATCGCCTTTAGCGATTTAAAGAAAACAGTTGGTGGGCAAGTGACATTTGTTGGCAAAGCCATCAACCAATTGTCGCGCACGTTTCCCGTAGAGGTAGCTTTGATCAGCAGCAATGATTTTAGGCCCAATATGTCGGGAGAGTTGAAAGTAATATTTCATTCTGAAGCAGCAGCGATTGTGGTGCCTGTTAACGTGGTGCAAGACATCAACGGACAAAAAGTTGTGTACACCGCTGAAACCATGGATGGCAAACTGGTGGCTAAGAAAAATGTGGTAGAGGTGGTAGGTGTCTATGGCAACTTGGCTCAAGTGAATACCTTGAAAGCTGGCGACAAAATTATTACCGTTGGCTACCAAGGTTTGAACGATGGTGAATTGATTAAAATCTAA
- a CDS encoding RNA polymerase sigma factor translates to MQQIKENTFLKEKDKLLGFIRNRVSTLEEAEDILQDVFYQFVAGYETIESLDRVTSWLYSVARNKIIDRYRRDASRPKQTDFELVSGKDEDAPLTLQDILPDLDNSPESTLLREAIWDEITDALAELPADQREIFIQNEIEEKGFREIAEETGVSINTLLSRKRYAILALRKRLQKFYDDVVGT, encoded by the coding sequence ATGCAGCAAATAAAAGAAAACACATTCCTGAAGGAGAAAGACAAGCTGTTGGGGTTTATCCGCAACCGTGTGTCTACGTTGGAAGAGGCGGAGGATATACTTCAGGATGTGTTTTACCAATTTGTGGCAGGCTACGAAACAATTGAATCCTTGGACCGCGTGACCTCGTGGTTGTATAGTGTGGCGCGCAATAAGATCATTGACCGCTATAGGCGCGATGCGAGCCGACCCAAGCAGACGGATTTTGAACTGGTATCGGGCAAGGATGAAGATGCACCACTAACGCTTCAAGATATTTTACCTGATTTGGATAACTCTCCCGAATCCACTCTTTTGCGCGAAGCCATTTGGGACGAAATCACCGATGCATTGGCCGAATTGCCAGCCGATCAGCGCGAGATTTTTATTCAAAATGAAATTGAAGAAAAGGGATTTAGAGAAATAGCCGAAGAGACAGGTGTGTCCATCAACACCTTGCTTTCGCGAAAACGGTATGCGATACTGGCACTCAGAAAGAGGTTGCAGAAATTTTATGATGATGTAGTTGGGACTTAG
- a CDS encoding efflux RND transporter permease subunit — protein MKDIEKEFGPTSWAIDNKVSIYVATVIVCLAGMFTYVSLPKENFPEVVFPQIFVATIYPGASPSDIENLISKEIEKEVKSISGVKKIKSNSVQSFSNVIIEFETDIDVPKAKQEVKDAVDRAKPNLPSDLKDDPQVIEIDISQAPIMNVNLSGDYDLTTLKKYAEQLQDAIEGIREIRRVDIVGALTREIQINIDMFKLASAGVSLDDVQQAVASENVIIPGGQLSVDGMKRSLTVNGEFKSAEQLANIVVGSTKGGKIYLKDIADVIDSHKEQDSYARLDEKNVITLNVIKRSGENLIIASDQINAIVENFRANILPPGTDITITADQSDNTRTTLHDLINTIIIGFVLVVIILMFFMGATNAFFVAMSVPISSFIAFLVFPVLDYTFNLMTLFSFLLALGIVVDDAIVVIENTHRVFDNGKVPIRKAAKIAAGEVFLPVLSGTLVVLAPFIPLAFWPGVIGKFMVYLPITLIVALLASLLVAYIINPVFAADFMTEHNHDHENKSKITRGFKVTAIVMGSLALMSYVVGWFGMGNFTIFMFGVYALYHFYLVRVISHFQTDFWPGVQEGYKKIVSKFLIAYRPIWVVVAVIALFFLSIGFTAWRKPPVVFFPQGDPNFIFAYVTLPIGTDQKVTDSVTNIVEEKVVSVVGRNNPIVESIISNVSIGASEDQFAGTNPQPHLGKVSVAFVNFAKRNSQSTKIYLDKIREAVKGVKGAEISVNQEANGPPTGKPVNIEVAAEDFGVLVSTADRLKRYLDSLQVPGVEELKSDFQSDKPEIIVSIDREKANREGISTAQIGLALNTAINGREVSKFRDENDDYEITLRVDEKYRNDINTLMNLPLTYRDMSMGGQVRQVPMSAVAKTEYSNSYAGIRRINQKRVITLSSNVLGDYNANNVVADIQDKLSGFSTPDGVTVKMTGEQEDQAETSAFLGVAFLIAFGLIFMILVTQFNSTSKPIIIMAEILFSIIGVLIGFSLFMMKISIVMSGVGIMALAGIVVRNGILLVEFTDLLVAQGMELREAIAEAAKTRMTPVLLTAMAATLGLIPLAVGLNIDFVTLFTELNPHIYFGGDNVAFWGPLSWTMIFGLIFGTFLTLFLVPVMYLLVAKLKQRIFKSRPKPLSTEEQEVVLS, from the coding sequence ATGAAAGACATCGAAAAAGAATTTGGCCCCACCAGTTGGGCGATTGATAACAAAGTGAGCATTTACGTGGCCACCGTCATTGTTTGCTTGGCGGGTATGTTTACCTACGTAAGTTTGCCGAAAGAGAATTTTCCCGAAGTAGTGTTTCCGCAAATTTTTGTGGCTACCATCTATCCGGGTGCTTCCCCATCGGATATTGAGAATTTGATTTCGAAAGAAATCGAGAAAGAAGTAAAGTCGATTTCCGGGGTAAAGAAAATAAAAAGCAATTCCGTACAAAGTTTTTCAAATGTGATTATCGAGTTTGAGACGGATATTGATGTACCCAAAGCGAAGCAAGAAGTAAAAGATGCGGTCGATCGCGCCAAGCCCAATTTACCATCTGATTTGAAAGACGATCCGCAAGTAATTGAAATCGATATTTCGCAAGCCCCGATCATGAACGTCAATCTTTCTGGCGATTATGATTTGACCACACTGAAAAAGTATGCCGAGCAACTGCAAGATGCGATCGAAGGCATTCGTGAAATCAGAAGAGTGGACATTGTTGGAGCTTTAACTCGCGAGATTCAAATCAACATCGATATGTTTAAGCTGGCCAGTGCTGGCGTCAGCTTAGATGACGTGCAGCAAGCAGTGGCTAGTGAGAACGTCATTATTCCGGGTGGTCAGCTTTCGGTCGATGGCATGAAACGCTCACTTACTGTAAATGGTGAGTTTAAATCAGCCGAACAATTGGCTAACATCGTGGTTGGCTCTACCAAGGGCGGTAAAATTTATTTGAAAGATATAGCAGATGTAATTGATTCGCACAAGGAGCAAGACAGCTATGCACGTTTAGATGAGAAGAACGTAATCACGTTGAACGTAATCAAAAGAAGCGGTGAGAACCTGATTATTGCGTCTGATCAAATCAATGCGATTGTTGAAAATTTCAGAGCAAATATTTTGCCTCCCGGCACGGATATTACGATTACAGCCGATCAATCAGATAACACACGCACCACCTTGCATGACTTGATCAATACCATCATCATTGGTTTCGTGCTGGTCGTCATTATTTTGATGTTCTTCATGGGTGCTACTAACGCGTTCTTCGTTGCTATGTCGGTTCCGATTTCTAGCTTTATTGCTTTTTTGGTATTTCCCGTTCTGGACTACACATTTAACTTGATGACGTTGTTCTCATTCTTGTTGGCTTTGGGAATTGTTGTGGATGATGCCATTGTGGTGATTGAAAACACGCACCGTGTGTTTGATAATGGAAAAGTGCCCATTCGCAAAGCAGCTAAAATTGCTGCAGGTGAAGTGTTCTTGCCTGTATTGTCGGGTACCTTGGTTGTGTTGGCACCTTTTATTCCGCTGGCCTTTTGGCCGGGCGTTATTGGTAAGTTCATGGTGTACTTACCCATCACCTTGATTGTGGCTTTGTTGGCTTCGTTGCTAGTGGCCTATATCATCAACCCAGTTTTTGCGGCAGATTTTATGACGGAGCACAATCACGATCATGAAAACAAAAGCAAGATCACCCGTGGTTTTAAAGTGACAGCCATTGTTATGGGTTCTTTGGCTCTGATGAGTTATGTAGTGGGTTGGTTTGGCATGGGCAACTTCACCATCTTTATGTTTGGTGTGTATGCGTTGTATCATTTTTACTTGGTACGTGTGATTTCTCATTTCCAAACTGATTTTTGGCCTGGCGTGCAAGAAGGCTACAAGAAAATTGTTAGCAAGTTTTTGATTGCCTATCGCCCTATTTGGGTGGTTGTAGCAGTAATTGCATTGTTTTTTCTTTCAATCGGTTTTACCGCTTGGAGAAAACCACCCGTAGTATTTTTCCCGCAAGGCGACCCTAATTTTATTTTCGCGTATGTAACGTTGCCAATCGGCACCGACCAAAAAGTTACGGATTCGGTGACTAACATTGTAGAGGAGAAGGTGGTGAGTGTGGTCGGCAGAAACAATCCTATAGTCGAGTCAATTATTTCGAATGTTTCTATTGGCGCATCTGAAGATCAATTTGCTGGCACCAACCCACAACCTCATTTGGGGAAAGTATCAGTGGCCTTCGTGAATTTCGCCAAGCGAAATAGCCAATCGACTAAAATATATTTGGATAAAATTCGTGAGGCTGTAAAAGGTGTGAAAGGAGCCGAGATTTCGGTTAATCAAGAGGCAAACGGACCACCGACTGGAAAGCCTGTGAATATTGAAGTTGCGGCAGAGGATTTTGGTGTCCTTGTTTCTACTGCTGACCGATTAAAGCGTTATTTAGATTCGCTGCAAGTGCCGGGTGTGGAAGAATTAAAATCAGATTTCCAAAGTGATAAACCCGAAATTATTGTTTCGATTGATCGTGAAAAAGCCAACCGCGAAGGTATCTCCACAGCGCAAATAGGTCTGGCATTGAACACCGCCATCAACGGCCGTGAAGTTTCTAAGTTCCGCGATGAAAACGATGATTACGAAATTACCTTGCGCGTGGATGAAAAATATAGAAACGACATCAACACGTTAATGAACTTGCCCTTGACCTACCGCGATATGAGCATGGGCGGCCAAGTGCGCCAAGTGCCAATGTCGGCAGTAGCGAAAACAGAATACTCGAATAGCTACGCGGGTATCCGCAGGATCAATCAAAAGCGTGTGATCACTCTTTCTTCGAATGTTTTGGGTGATTACAATGCCAATAACGTAGTGGCTGATATTCAAGATAAACTTTCTGGCTTCTCTACACCCGATGGTGTAACCGTAAAAATGACGGGCGAGCAGGAAGACCAAGCAGAAACTTCTGCATTTTTGGGAGTGGCATTTTTAATTGCGTTCGGATTAATCTTTATGATTTTAGTAACGCAGTTTAATTCCACCAGTAAGCCCATCATCATCATGGCTGAAATTCTTTTTAGTATCATTGGCGTGCTGATTGGTTTTTCGTTGTTTATGATGAAGATTTCCATTGTGATGTCGGGTGTAGGTATCATGGCCTTGGCGGGAATTGTGGTGCGCAATGGTATTTTGTTGGTGGAGTTTACCGATTTGTTAGTGGCACAGGGAATGGAACTTCGGGAGGCAATTGCCGAAGCAGCGAAGACGCGTATGACACCCGTATTGTTGACTGCGATGGCGGCCACACTCGGATTAATTCCGTTGGCCGTTGGTTTGAACATCGACTTTGTAACCTTGTTCACGGAACTTAACCCACACATTTATTTTGGTGGCGATAACGTGGCCTTCTGGGGACCCTTGTCATGGACAATGATTTTCGGATTGATATTCGGTACATTCTTAACCTTGTTTTTGGTACCGGTCATGTATCTGCTGGTTGCGAAACTAAAGCAGCGCATATTTAAAAGCAGACCCAAACCGTTGTCGACCGAGGAGCAAGAAGTAGTTTTGAGTTAA
- a CDS encoding metallophosphoesterase: protein MRNRLMTVFIFILLFLLIDYYFFQGILVVSKNWSPLGRSVIRYGFWVPTALCVLALLWWMFDDPYRYSANFRNWIITGIIATYFSKVVGILFLFVDDLQRGVRWIVSQFQSKPSSLPGEAISRSEFLSKAALVASAVPFTAFTWGVISGAHDYRIRKVAIKLPNLPKSFDGLTIGQISDIHSGSFWNKTAVKGGIEMLLKQKPDLIFFTGDLVNNETKEVNGFIDVFNKVRAPLGVFSITGNHDYGDYKPWKSEQEKQQNFNDLIQAHRLLGYDLMLNENRIITQGGEKLALIGVENWGTRFSKHGDLEKAYKGSEEAAVRLLLSHDPTHWDAQVRPAFKDIDVMFAGHTHGTQFGVSIGDYTWTPAQYAYKQWGGLYQEDNQYLYVNRGFGYIGYPGRVGMPPEITIFELKRA, encoded by the coding sequence ATGAGAAACAGGCTTATGACGGTATTCATTTTCATCCTCCTCTTTTTACTGATTGACTATTATTTCTTTCAGGGGATTTTGGTTGTGAGTAAGAACTGGTCACCACTTGGGCGGTCAGTTATTCGCTACGGATTTTGGGTTCCTACTGCATTGTGTGTACTCGCATTGCTTTGGTGGATGTTTGATGACCCTTATCGTTACAGTGCAAATTTTCGCAACTGGATTATTACGGGTATCATCGCCACTTACTTTTCAAAAGTGGTAGGAATTCTGTTTTTATTCGTAGATGATTTACAAAGAGGCGTGCGATGGATTGTTTCTCAATTTCAAAGTAAACCATCTTCCTTGCCTGGTGAAGCCATTTCGCGCTCTGAATTTTTGTCCAAGGCAGCATTGGTGGCCTCGGCTGTTCCGTTCACGGCCTTTACATGGGGTGTTATTTCTGGTGCGCACGATTACCGCATTCGCAAAGTGGCCATCAAACTTCCGAATCTTCCAAAATCGTTTGATGGATTGACCATTGGTCAGATTTCCGATATTCATTCGGGAAGTTTTTGGAACAAGACAGCGGTGAAGGGGGGTATTGAGATGCTCCTCAAACAAAAACCAGATTTGATTTTCTTTACGGGAGATTTGGTAAACAACGAAACCAAAGAAGTAAATGGCTTCATTGATGTCTTCAATAAAGTTCGTGCACCGCTTGGTGTTTTTTCCATTACGGGCAATCACGACTACGGTGATTACAAACCATGGAAATCAGAACAAGAAAAACAACAGAACTTTAATGATCTCATACAAGCGCATCGCCTATTGGGTTATGATTTGATGTTAAATGAAAACCGAATCATCACACAAGGAGGAGAGAAGCTCGCTTTAATTGGAGTTGAAAATTGGGGAACACGTTTTTCCAAACATGGAGATCTTGAGAAAGCATACAAAGGCAGCGAAGAGGCAGCCGTAAGACTTTTGCTTTCGCATGACCCCACCCATTGGGATGCACAAGTTCGGCCTGCTTTTAAAGACATAGATGTGATGTTTGCAGGCCACACTCACGGCACGCAATTCGGGGTTAGCATTGGCGATTATACTTGGACGCCCGCCCAATATGCCTACAAACAATGGGGCGGCCTCTATCAAGAAGACAATCAATACTTGTATGTAAACAGAGGTTTTGGCTACATTGGCTACCCCGGGCGGGTGGGTATGCCGCCAGAGATTACGATTTTTGAGCTGAAAAGAGCCTAG
- a CDS encoding TolC family protein: MKRFYRLVIFTISWGAVTSSYSQEQASASFTLEQCIEYALKNSINAQNAEIDQQIAIARVRETVGLGLPQVSGSVAIQHNEQLRRFFGRYSTSTTGFSFFPPTSGANDGDILAQQSPFQLQSSGDAGITINQLIFSGNYLVGLQASKAYKDLSFKTANQTREQIVEQVTKAYYSVLINRERTDLFDSNLARFDSLLRNTIALNKNGFAEGIDVDRIRVAYNNLKSERDKFSKLNSLSTELLKFQMNYPIDKPIDIIGKIEEVKIDSDLVNYRDGWDYKQRPDYKILEANQRLQQLNIKNQYAGALPTISGFANLGYFTQSNGIGGIFTTNTNVKDNGSIGPDKWYGYSLFGVTLSMNIFTGFQRQFKIQQEKLTLQKIDNGFKSLKQGIDLQTKQASISFENAITSLNSQSENMELASNIARITKIKYEQGVGSNLEVVDAENSLRQAQTNYYSALFDAMVAKVDLDKAFGKLLPQQK, translated from the coding sequence ATGAAACGATTTTATAGATTAGTAATTTTTACCATTAGTTGGGGAGCAGTAACTAGCTCCTATTCGCAAGAGCAAGCGAGTGCCTCGTTTACATTAGAGCAATGCATTGAGTATGCGTTGAAGAACTCTATTAATGCACAGAATGCGGAGATTGATCAGCAAATAGCCATTGCCAGGGTAAGAGAAACCGTTGGTTTAGGCTTACCTCAAGTGAGTGGTAGTGTTGCGATTCAGCACAATGAACAGTTGAGAAGATTTTTTGGTAGATATTCAACCTCCACAACTGGTTTTAGTTTTTTTCCTCCAACCTCAGGTGCCAATGATGGAGATATTTTAGCACAGCAAAGTCCCTTTCAGCTTCAAAGCTCTGGTGATGCAGGTATTACAATCAATCAATTAATCTTTAGTGGAAATTATTTAGTGGGCTTGCAAGCATCAAAGGCTTATAAAGATTTATCTTTTAAAACCGCAAACCAAACCAGAGAGCAGATAGTAGAACAAGTAACAAAAGCTTATTATTCTGTTCTAATTAATCGTGAGAGAACAGATTTATTCGATAGCAATCTTGCAAGGTTTGATTCTTTACTAAGAAATACTATCGCACTTAATAAAAACGGATTTGCTGAGGGAATAGATGTTGATCGAATTCGTGTGGCCTATAATAATTTAAAGTCTGAGCGAGATAAGTTTTCAAAGCTAAATAGTCTTAGCACTGAACTACTGAAATTCCAAATGAATTATCCAATCGATAAACCTATTGACATCATTGGGAAAATAGAAGAAGTTAAAATTGATTCGGATCTAGTAAATTATCGTGATGGATGGGACTACAAGCAAAGGCCTGATTACAAAATCCTTGAAGCAAACCAACGCCTTCAGCAATTGAACATTAAGAATCAATATGCTGGCGCTTTACCAACTATCTCTGGATTTGCCAATTTAGGATACTTCACTCAATCAAACGGTATTGGTGGAATTTTTACAACAAATACAAATGTTAAGGACAATGGCTCGATTGGCCCAGATAAATGGTATGGATATTCATTATTCGGAGTGACACTCAGTATGAATATATTCACAGGTTTTCAACGTCAATTTAAAATCCAGCAAGAAAAGTTAACTCTTCAAAAGATTGATAACGGATTTAAAAGCCTCAAACAGGGAATTGATCTACAGACCAAGCAAGCTTCCATTAGTTTTGAAAATGCAATCACCTCATTGAACTCGCAGAGTGAGAATATGGAATTGGCCAGCAACATTGCTAGAATAACTAAGATAAAGTACGAACAAGGCGTTGGCTCTAACTTAGAGGTTGTAGATGCTGAAAATAGTTTACGCCAAGCTCAAACAAATTATTACTCAGCGCTATTTGATGCCATGGTAGCCAAAGTAGATCTTGATAAAGCCTTCGGAAAATTATTACCCCAACAAAAATAA
- a CDS encoding LON peptidase substrate-binding domain-containing protein: MSELVSIPMFPLSIFPLPGEMVPLHIFEPRYRQLLQDAETRDISFGIYFNHISNVQKFGSVVKLESVIKRYPTGESDIIVKCHDLFKLEALYRTHRDKLYPGADVYLLEVDMTNQATAPLLEKYKEYLHHVNVSNVPKRISPFDIANELNMDLEGKLKFVNQADEKKEAFLLSQLNYQLQLLEKTEKSKHVFHLN; the protein is encoded by the coding sequence ATGAGCGAATTGGTTTCCATCCCTATGTTTCCGCTGTCCATTTTCCCGTTACCGGGAGAGATGGTTCCGCTTCATATTTTTGAACCACGATACAGGCAATTGCTCCAAGACGCAGAGACACGAGATATATCATTTGGTATCTACTTCAATCATATATCGAATGTTCAAAAGTTCGGATCGGTCGTAAAGTTGGAGAGTGTGATCAAGCGCTACCCAACGGGTGAATCTGACATTATTGTGAAGTGCCATGATCTATTCAAGTTAGAAGCCTTGTATCGTACCCATCGCGATAAACTATATCCAGGAGCCGATGTATATTTATTGGAAGTAGATATGACCAATCAGGCGACTGCGCCTTTGCTTGAAAAATACAAAGAGTACCTGCATCATGTAAATGTTTCGAACGTGCCGAAACGAATCTCACCGTTCGATATTGCGAACGAATTAAACATGGACTTAGAAGGGAAATTGAAATTTGTAAATCAAGCCGATGAGAAGAAAGAAGCCTTCTTGCTTAGTCAATTAAATTACCAATTGCAACTTCTGGAAAAGACTGAAAAGTCTAAGCACGTATTTCATCTCAATTAG
- a CDS encoding TetR/AcrR family transcriptional regulator produces MEEKETREKILKGAELLFMKYGVRSISMDDIARHLSVSKKTLYQYFADKEELVTTVSKSHMAADKCEYEEITKNAENAIDELHKIAICLKRDMEAMNPTLLHDIQKFHPKAWAIWEEYKSGYIYNSVVRNIKQGIADGHFRPEINPHILAAKRLGVIEMSFDERVFPSAKFNLAEVQTQLFEHFVYGLTTEKGKKLYLKYKENYINNTKINQPKHETIL; encoded by the coding sequence ATGGAAGAAAAAGAGACACGCGAGAAGATATTGAAAGGGGCAGAGCTGCTTTTTATGAAGTATGGTGTTCGTAGCATTTCGATGGATGACATTGCCCGACACTTGTCGGTATCAAAGAAAACGCTGTACCAATACTTTGCCGACAAAGAGGAATTGGTAACCACGGTTTCAAAATCGCACATGGCAGCCGATAAATGCGAGTATGAGGAAATCACGAAAAATGCCGAGAACGCTATTGATGAATTGCACAAGATTGCTATTTGCCTAAAGCGCGACATGGAGGCCATGAATCCAACGCTCTTGCACGATATTCAAAAGTTTCACCCAAAAGCCTGGGCCATTTGGGAAGAATACAAATCAGGCTATATCTATAATTCGGTGGTGCGCAATATCAAACAAGGTATTGCAGACGGGCATTTTCGACCTGAGATCAACCCGCACATCTTGGCGGCCAAAAGGTTGGGCGTCATTGAAATGTCATTTGATGAACGTGTTTTCCCTTCGGCAAAATTCAACTTGGCAGAAGTACAGACTCAATTGTTTGAGCATTTTGTATATGGATTGACCACCGAAAAAGGAAAGAAACTTTATTTGAAATACAAAGAAAATTATATCAACAACACCAAAATAAATCAACCCAAACATGAAACGATTTTATAG